The nucleotide sequence TAGAAGTTACCAGTTAAATCGCATATGGGTCTCTATATATAACTTCTTGCAACAAGTCTGCCACATTCTCTCTCAGCGGACATATAAATCGCATATAGGAAAAGAAATCCAGAGCAGTTTCATGGGGTCCCTGATACACAATCTGGCCCTCACACAAAAGTATAACATCGTCAAACAACTCGTAGGTCTCTGGATCAGGTTGAAGCAAAGATATGACAATGGTTGCATCAAGTGCTCGAGTTGAATGCCTTAGATATTTGATGATTTGATAAGTAGTTGAACTGTCAAGACCGGTTGATAGTTCATCCATGAAAAGAACTCTTGCCGGACCTACTAATAATTCACCTGTAAATCATAGTGGAGTTATTAGAAACAGCTTTACCTTACTGGTGCACAAGAACTCCCTcccacataaaaaaattaaaaacaaactaATATGCACCTGCAGTTAGCCGCTTCTTTTGCCTCCCTGAGATACCCTTGAGCATTTCATCTCCTACCAATGTATCAGCACATATGTCCAACCCTAAAATCTTTGTCAAAGATATTTTAGCACAAAAAAATGGGACCTCGATCTTCGGAAAATTCAATGCTGCTCTGCACACACAAATAAAGAACACCAAAACAAATtaagcaaaacagaaaagttcCGGAATTTAAAAGGACAAAACGAAAATCtatttggttgctgagaaaacgAGAGAAAACAGAAGCTTCAGTACTCGTAGTCTCTGCCGACCCTTTCTCAGCAGCCAAACAGACTCAAATTAAGTACAAGAGAAAAGTTTCGAAGTTGGAAAggacaaaaagaaaatgtcGCTAAGAAAATAATCGCATTTGGAATTATTATAAGGGGGTTTTAAACATTAGTCCTTGCAAAggattaaaatgtaaaaaaattagattatatattcaatttaatcccttgaagtgtacttttatcaaaatttgcattcaatttttgttatttaatgtgtatttttatttaatctttccacattaaattctaattttattaatatgcccatatttaatttttttaattataaatgaatgtaaatgagagagactgagagtgattgtgagagagagagaaaaaactGGGAGAGGTGAAAGGGAGAGATTGGGGTTGGGGGGACAAACCCAAAAGCAATGGGCCCCACTTGGAAACACATAATAAGATCCAAATAGTAACCCATATCaaaagggtaaattatattttcataCATCAGGTTTGAggtttatttcaatttcttacaacatcttcaaaacatttaactttcataccttaagtactattttatttcaaaataatatctccgttacattttccatccattgatctgttaaacgCTGATGTGGCTGTCATATATATGTCACGTGACTGtcaaatgtctgccacgtgacaaatttttttttttttaattttcttttttaaaaacatgaattaaaaataaaaaataaaaataaaaaaacttgaaaacgtAGAAACCCACCCCAACCCTGGTAGCCACGTgtcatatatgtggcagccacgtcagcacgtaacagatcaatggatggaaaatgtaatggaggtattattttgaaataaaatagtacttaaggtatgaaagtgaaatgttttgaagatgttgtaaggaattgaaatagaccccaaacctgaggtatgaaaatgtaatttacccaaaataaAAGTATCccaattttttgtgaaattacagAAATGCCCTTCCGATTCAAAATCCGTTAAATAgtcgggacgggttgttactaTTTATCCTTCATCCTCCATTTTATCGAAAAGGCGAGGCATTGCCTATTTTGTGGAAGCTTTTCCATAGCCATTGCTCACGATACTCGTGTGTTCTTTGCTACGGTCAATTCTCGCTATTTCTGGCTGTTGATGCATTCTAATTCcctgcattttttttatttatgaaataaaGGCGATCTAATTCATTCAAAAGCCAATAAAAGACTAGGCAGTACAAGGGGTGGCAAGGTCCTCTTCGAGAAGATCACAGATAAACGAATGAGGACCATCAAACCAAGTATAATCACCTTTAGTAAGGAGGGCAAACCTAGCAATTCTATTAGCTACAAAGTTGGCATGCTGGCAGTGGCGAAGCCAAGAATTGATGGGGGTAGGGGCGAAGTTAAAAGAGTGCAAAGTTCAAAAGAATAGCAATAACTAAATCCTTTTATATAGTAATGTCTtccataatttatcaatacaaacaaattacaattgttgCCGGCGATGTTTCATATCATGAAAACGTTGTGTAATAGactcattatcaataaaagcaaATACACCTCTTTCAATGTAAACAAGCATGCTATtactcaaccattgatctcccattttgtTACGCAATGGTGTTTCCACAATCATCATAGCAGAAAAAGCTCTCTCCACCAAAGCGGTTGCAACCGGTAACACCAAAACCAATCTAAGAAGCTTATACACTACCATATAGCTTGCACACCTCCCAGTCTTCACCAACTCCTTTGCAAGATCACCAATTCCTCTCAATGATGAAAACTCACTCTGCATCTTCATATTATAATGAAAACTCCCAGTCCGAATTGATTCTATTGTCGTACAAATCATTCATATTTTCCTTGATAAGTTTGTCCCATACTAGATTAACCCCTATTCTCATTATTTTAACATAATAAGACCAATCCGTCCATGGATCTTCAAAAACTATATCAACTTTGTCCCCGCCTTGCAAATTGAGCTCATTGTTCGAGAGTTGTCCCTGCCAAAGATAATCATCTTCAAAATTCTCATCCACATTACCAGCTCTGGTTTTGTAAGCCTGTAACTTAGTACACTTGGTATTACTTATAACAGTAAATTCAAGATGAGGTAAATATTTTGTTATGTATACGCGGAACAAGCAGAACAGAGTTATCCCTTTAAAATTACGATCATCGGTCGGGGGAATATCAAAACTGACTTTAGCGCCCTCGTTGACAAACTCAAACCAATTAGGAACATAATTCCCATGGAGAGCAATGCCACCAAATCCACAAGAAGTCCATCCCTATGTATACAATACAAGtgtcatatatatacacatgtaTGCGCATGATAGGAAGGCaatgaaagggagagagagatacctGTAGGATGTTATTCCTAAAATCAGCTGTGACATTGGGGCAGCCATGCATATCAATCCACGCCATGGAGTTTAATGACTTATCCAAACCTGGAACCTCAGTGAGTTTGGCTGAATAACTTACATCCAGTTCTCTCATATTTGACATTTCCGAAAAGTCTGGCATTGTTTCCAATGCAGGGCAATCATTGGCAAACAAAACTTTCAAATTTGTTGGTAAATCAGGGATTGTACGAAGATATCTGCTTCCATTTAACCACAATGTTTCGAGCTTTGAAAGACCATTGAGGTTTGGTAAGCTTTGAAACTTAGTACCTTGAAGATGCAAATGTTGCAAATAAATTAAACTGACAAGATCCTTAATTGCATCATCTAATGCGCCGTATGTGAGATCGAATTCTCTTAACGAATGGGGCAATTGAATACCCCTCATAGTACCCTCCAGAGATAAACGAGTGAGGTTCTTCAATCCTACTATGGAAGGTGGTACTTCTTTTATGGCTGTTTCCTCTGCTTCAAGTGTTCTCAGTGATATCATATCCCCTATATCCTCATGCAGTTCTCTGAATTTTGAACATCCCTTAAGAAGCAGAGTCTCAACAGATTTCAATTTATAGAAATCCCTTGGAAGAGAGATAAGCATATGACAATATCCAAGGTTCACCAAAGAAAGTCTTTTAAGATGACCAATGGAGGGGTGAATCTCAGACATACTAATACAGGTTTCCAATATCAACTCTTCAAGATTTGGGACTTGTGAAAAGTCCGGTGATTTCTGTAAGGAATGGCAATTACTGAGATCAAGGGTTTTCAAGTTATGTAGCGATTGTTgcagaaaatcaaaagaaaattgaaattaatatcCGAAAATGAagatgttataaaaaaaagagaagaaatccaaaaaacaaatagaaacaGAACATCATCAGATGTAATTCGTTGTACCTTGGAACCCTCCCAAACTTGTACCAGTTTGCTCATACGCATCTCTAAAACAACTAGTCTTGGTTGATTTAAAAAGTCATCTGGTATGGACTTTAAAGGACATCCTTCCCAACGCAACCATATTAACTCTTTGGGAAGATGTTTGTATTCTCCATTGAGCTCTACGTAACTGAGATGAAGCAATCTCAGTTTCTTCATTTTGGCAAATGCTTTTGTACTAAAACTACGAACCTTAGTTTCTTCAGAGATTGCAAAAGGGAAATGTAGAGCAAGTCCTTCAATTTTTCCAGTTCcctgttaataaaaaaaagaaaaaaaagcttaTAGTGGTAAGAAACGGTATATTTGGATATTTTTacatgtattattattattcattaCGCAAAATCACGTACGGTGAATATATTTACACATGAATGCTGTTTAATGTATAATTTACTTGCGTGGGTGACATATATGTTTTTCTTATACGATGCATAAATCCAAAATTTATTAGGAATGAACTTACAGATTTATTTGTCAATACATCAGTGACCTTTCGACGGTTCCATAATCTATTCCATTTTCCAGGATGATCAGGagatttttcagaaatgattaCTCTGGCCATTTCTCGAAGCAAATCATGCATATTCAACTTGTTGCCTTCAACAGTTACAAGACATCGTTCACGAAGGACACTGATTCCTATTGTTGCATAAAATCCACATCCATCTAATATTTTGGTGACATAGTCCTTGTCCTTTCCAATAAAGAAACAAGATATGTCAAGGAATGTAGCCTTCTCTTTATCATCTAGCCCTTCAAAGCTTATTCTTAgtggttttattatttttccttcAGGAATTCTTTCCAATTTCTCCAATTGACTTTTCCACTCTTTAATGGGTcttttaaacaaaaaagaacctaaaacttcaagggCTAGTGGCAAACCTCCAGAGTAAGAAACAACCTTTTTTGAGACTTCAAGATATTCTTCGTCAGGCCATCTATTTCCAAAGGCATGCCAACTAAAGAGCTCCAAAGCTTCATCTTCGTTCATTTCCTGAAGTGGATATACTTTGTCCACATTTAGTAGTAGACGTTCATCCCGTGTCGTTATGATAATTCTACTTCCTGGACCAAACCAATTGCAACTTCCAGCTATTGCATGCAGCTGTTCCATTTCATCTATGTTGTCCATGACGACAAGTACCCTTCTATGTCGAAACTGCTGTTTTATCAGACCGATACCTTCATCAACATAGCTTATTTCAAAATTCTTTTTCAAGATGTCAGAAATAAGTTTGTTTTGTAAATAATCCAGACCATGTTTACTTGTATTGTCGCTAACGTCGGCAAGGAAACTTTTGAATTCAAACTTACGATGAATTTGGTTATAAATGACTTTGGCAGCTGTTGTTTTACCCAATCCACCCATCCCCCAAATTCCAACCATGAGAACATCATTTGATCCACCACTCAAAAGATCACTTATAATACCTTGAATGCGAGATTTGATTCCAATTAGGTGCTTGGTCACATGTAATTCGTTTGTTCTGGGGAGCCATTCCCAAATATTCTCgtcaacaatttttttaatgaactcTGCTTCGCGCCTGAAAATTGAATTCGTAAGCGTTAGTGTGACTCAATGAAGGCTATGTAGGAGATATCAGTACattaacaattttctttcttttcttcatatatatattggtCATTTTAGTTGAGGTTGTTGGTCATCTCAATTGTACACCTCaacattttaatatttattaaatttccatgtcattttttttgtattttaaattaaaaattgttgaTTGAGTCCAACATTTAAAACACTTTGtcttcttgtttttattttttatttattttttatttatttatttgaaaatgCCTCTAGTTAACAACATTTAAGGGATTTagatcaaataattaatttaattcatATCGCAAGTGGctctttaccacagtggtgtAAAAATGTTGAGCTCTTGTATGACGGCGTAAGTTCAATTTCTGTCGGTGACTAACCTAacatctaatataacaaaatctatcgtttaaaaaaaaaaattaatatctcacggatttaaagaatttgaatccaaaatcaaatctaaataacttatgaaatttaaaattcccaaaatttaTTGGATCATAGACCTACAAATCTTACAGATTAtgagacttaaaaaaaaaaaaatgtctacAATTAAAAATAGTGCCCATATTTCTGCAAATTTTATCAAGTGGTATTAAGGGAAATAATGTACCCTATGAAATTTATTATGAGTGCATACAAAAACAATGTACCCTTGAACTTGACAAAAAAGGTAACAACGAACATAAAAGAAATGTACGTGCCCACTGCCCACCACAACACACAAATACCAAATGGGTACATATACTaaatttacaatatatatatatatatatatgtatatatataattctcaTTGTacccaaataaaaataaatataagagAAAAAAGTCATGGGTACATTTAAACAACTCAAGGAAAAGAATGTTCCacattgtttattttattttattttttttcctttttttttttttgtcaaagaatGTTCcacattgtttatttttattttttattgttagtAAGCATACATATGGTACATAAAAAATGCAGCAACCACAACCATTTTAcctcattttctcccaaaaaaatTATACCCATATCAATATGTATAATGAAATTTTACTCACAAAATATATTGTATCCATAGATATAGTAGAATGAAATAAAATGTAGAATAAAATTGTACCCATGAAATACAAAAGTCTAGCCAACCATATATTGAACAATCAAGATTAATATTCAATATTCTTTAAAGAAAAGGATTAATATTCaataataaaaggaaaataaaaaataaaaaaaaagaaaagaagttgaTACATAAATATATTGGCTGGTGTCTGGACGATGAACAAGCATGATGGATTGAGTTTAGAGGAGATGTGCGTGAGGGATGAAAAAGAATGGAGGAGTTTAAATTGCTGTTAATTTGACTTAAATGTAGGATGGGATGAGATTTCAATTATCTAACTAAAAATCTAGAAAAagcaattaatattaatttcaaCAGAAAAAGGGCTAAtacttcaacaaaaaattataaataattagcAAATTGTTGACgtgtaatttttcaaaatttaaaatgatgaTGTGGACAAAATCAAAGTACCTagattaaaaatagaaaaacaataagGTGTCAATGCAATATGAAAATGAGAGATGAAAACCAAATTTttcatatatgtatgtgtgtgtgtgtatgtataatatatatatatatatatatatatatatataccaaatggggcggaactaacaacaggcggcaaagccagccatagaatataaagtgcggaagtaaaTCATAAAATAGCAGCAGGAGGCATAGCCGTCCATATAATTTAAAGTGCAGAAATAAAACATATTAAgacagagtagcatatcaaaataatgaattaaacgtAATGATGCAagtatatttggaaaataagttttattgaaaacttactgcaatgcagataacaaacaggtattgcctaatggcagatgaaacaagtaaacaaatagatggagctcgcaggcatcctgaataatatatTTGTATTAAAAGTGTTTGAATAATCTCAGAGAGATAATATTGAACTGAGCTTTTGAAGTTAAAAACTTATGTGCTTCTTCTGAAGATGAGTTCCTCTTTTATAGAGGGAGGAGAATGGTTGAAGAATGCCAATTTGATCCGGGAATCTCGCTGGTCGAGAAGAGAAGGCTGGCAAAGCTGTCTGACTGATGGATCTCTACTGTGGAGTCACGATGATACTTTTACAAAAGGTgaatgaatagtgaagatgctttgattcttttacaaaagttaaaagaatagtgacctttttgtttttcactattgtgaatagtgacatttttgttttcactattgtgaatagtgacctttttgtttttcactatttgAAGAATAATGCTTCGGTTTTTACGGAAGATATGAAagcagctactgctgatgatgttgctggGCTGACAtaatcacatgggcaaatattgcttttcagatatcaaatgggtcctgggcatcttgaaaatctgcttgatcaacccatttggcgggaagctgagacgaggcatcagaattatctgaatctgagtctgaaccttttttcttttgcagcaatGCTGCTTCCGCCATTAGCAGATGAGCCATATCCAGCAGttgggtagttttttctttctttgaactggaggacttggctgacttggaaattcctttgagggaggaagatggactaatgtctgataaggactgaactggttcctgagcttttgataattcaggaaattgctgatgaactggcaaagcttgtgaggacgaagatgaaactttgattggcagtgcctgaaaagatgcctggggaaattccacttttacaagatcaataattttttggtggttgaatttatccTACCATTTTACCCATCTGGTTCTGTAAATACCACTGGTGTCCAtttcaaagttccatttgagaatccatgggatcttgtacttggccatgagcagtgaaaaaatagtaactctgttgtcgaaacgacttctgtcaaaactgggctggaagttgtttgtgagaacatgacgaaggtcatctggaatgatggaagagcttgggccatgggaagcccaccaatctggaaaccatgcaggaaaccgcaatctgaaattcttatcaaaagttatgaaccatgaatgactaaag is from Pyrus communis chromosome 10, drPyrComm1.1, whole genome shotgun sequence and encodes:
- the LOC137748884 gene encoding disease resistance protein RUN1-like, with the translated sequence MTAHEASSSSSSKSELWSYDVFLSFRGEDTRNGFTSHLHEALKYRGYHVFIDEDGLKRGEEIKQKLFRAIEESRISIIVFSKMNADSSWCLDELVKIMECRDKLGRHVLPIFYHVDPSHVRKQEGDLAEAFQKHEKDIREEKDDKKHEVKQERVKQWREALTKAANLSGHHLQSANNRKRPREAHTEAANLSDHQTTFNGREAEFIKKIVDENIWEWLPRTNELHVTKHLIGIKSRIQGIISDLLSGGSNDVLMVGIWGMGGLGKTTAAKVIYNQIHRKFEFKSFLADVSDNTSKHGLDYLQNKLISDILKKNFEISYVDEGIGLIKQQFRHRRVLVVMDNIDEMEQLHAIAGSCNWFGPGSRIIITTRDERLLLNVDKVYPLQEMNEDEALELFSWHAFGNRWPDEEYLEVSKKVVSYSGGLPLALEVLGSFLFKRPIKEWKSQLEKLERIPEGKIIKPLRISFEGLDDKEKATFLDISCFFIGKDKDYVTKILDGCGFYATIGISVLRERCLVTVEGNKLNMHDLLREMARVIISEKSPDHPGKWNRLWNRRKVTDVLTNKSGTGKIEGLALHFPFAISEETKVRSFSTKAFAKMKKLRLLHLSYVELNGEYKHLPKELIWLRWEGCPLKSIPDDFLNQPRLVVLEMRMSKLVQVWEGSKSLHNLKTLDLSNCHSLQKSPDFSQVPNLEELILETCISMSEIHPSIGHLKRLSLVNLGYCHMLISLPRDFYKLKSVETLLLKGCSKFRELHEDIGDMISLRTLEAEETAIKEVPPSIVGLKNLTRLSLEGTMRGIQLPHSLREFDLTYGALDDAIKDLVSLIYLQHLHLQGTKFQSLPNLNGLSKLETLWLNGSRYLRTIPDLPTNLKVLFANDCPALETMPDFSEMSNMRELDVSYSAKLTEVPGLDKSLNSMAWIDMHGCPNVTADFRNNILQGWTSCGFGGIALHGNYVPNWFEFVNEGAKVSFDIPPTDDRNFKGITLFCLFRVYITKYLPHLEFTVISNTKCTKLQAYKTRAGNVDENFEDDYLWQGQLSNNELNLQGGDKVDIVFEDPWTDWSYYVKIMRIGVNLVWDKLIKENMNDLYDNRINSDWEFSL